gaatgcatttcaattaacaggtgtgccatgttaatttgtggaatttatttccttcttaatgcgtttgagtcaatcagttgtcttgtgacaaggtaggggggtatacagaagatagccctatttggtaaaagaacaagtccatattatggcaaggacagctccaataagcaaagagaaacaacagtccatcattactttaagagatgaaggtcagtcaatacggaacattttaagaactttaaacatttcttcaagtgcagtcgcaaaaaccatcaagtgcgatgaaactggctctcatgaggaccaccacaggaatggaagacccagagttacctctgctgcagaggataagttcattagagttaccaacctaCCAACCAaccgaaattgcagcccaaataaatgcttcacagagttcaagtaacagacacatctcaacatcaactgttcagtggagaatgtgtgaatcaggccttcatgattgaattgctgcaaagaaaccattaccaaaggacaccaataataagaagagacttgcttgggccaagaaacacaagcaatgggcattagaccagtggaaatttgtccttggtctggagtccaaatttgagatttttggttccagctgccgtgtctttgtgagtgtgggtgtacggatgatcttcgcatgtgtatttcccaccgtaaagcatggagaagggggtgttatggtgtggaggtgctttgctggtgacactgtctgtgatttatttataattcaaggcacacttaaccagcatggctactgcagcattctgcagcgatacgccatcccatctggtttgcgcttagtgggactatcatctgtttttcaacaggacaatgacccaacacacctccaggctgtgtaagggttatttgaccaagaaggagagggatggagtgctgcatcagaaaaccttgcctccacaatcccccgacctcaaccaaattgagatggtttggtatgagtcgaaccgcagaatgaaggaaaagcagccaacaggtgctcagcatatgtggaaactccttcaagactattggaaaagcattccagttgaatctggttgagagaatgccaagagtgtgcaaagctgtcaaagggaaagggtggctatttgaagaatgtgtGTTACAGTGGGGCaagaaagtatttagtcagccaccaattgtgcaagttctcccacttaaaaagatgagagaggcctgtaattgtcatcataggtacacttcaactatgacagacaaaatgagaaaaaaaatccagaaaatcacattgtaggatttctaatgaatttatttgcaaattatggtggaaaataagtatttggtcacctacaaataagcaagatttctggctctcacagacctgcaagagatcttgcgtggagccccagatcgagggagattatcagtggtcttgtatgtcttccatttcctaataattgctcccacagttgatttcttcaaaccgagctgcttacctattgcagattcagtcttcccagcctggtgcaggtctacaattttgtttctggtgtcctttgacagctctttggtcttggccatagtggagtttggagtgtgactgtttgaggttgtggacaggtgtcttttatactgataacaagttcaaacaggtgccattaatacaggtaacgagtggaggacagaggagcctcttaaagaagaagttgcaggtctgtgagagccagaaatcatgcttgtttgtaggtgaccaaatacttattttccaccataatttgcaaataaattcattaaaaatcctacaatgtgattttctggatttatttttctaattttgtctgtcatagttgaagtgtacctatgatgacaactacaggcctctctcatctttttaagtgggagaacttgcacaattggtggctgactaaatacttttttgcccccctgtatatgtgttatttcatagttttgatgtcttcactattattctacaatataaaaaatagtaaaaataaagaaaaacccttgaatgagtaggtgttctaaaaaatgtcactggtagtgtatatatatttttccatttagcggacacttttatccaaagcaacttacagtagtgtgtgcatgcattttgGCTGGCACCAGCCAAAATCGCACCCCACGATCCTGACGttgctccatgctctaccaaccgaGCCACACAGAACCACTTGCTACTATTGTTTTCTACCTGGTTCCCTTTACAACAGGGTCTCACATGATCCCTGGCTACTACAGCATGAGGCGACCCTTCATCTCTGACTCGGACTTCTCCCCCAAGCAGTTTTCAGCCGATGTCTACTCCTCATCCCTTGGGGGCAAGCCTCTGGGTTGTGATTCATCGGCCATGTCGGGATACTCCTCCTTCAAAGACAGCTACTACCAGGAAACGTTCGGAGACTACCGCAGTTCAGCCTTCACCACCGGAGGGAGCTCCATCTTCCCCAGCTCCGCCCTGTCCGGTCTGCTACCATCTTTCTCCGGAGAGTCCCCCCACTTCCTCCTGGTAAGGCACTCTGTCAGTGGTTAGTGTTGGTAATAGAATGGGACTGTTGAGATATGGCTTCACATTATGGGCCAGTTTCTTAAATATGGTTTCAATTCTAGTCCTGGACTAAGAAGTGAGTTCAAGGCTAGGCTAAATGCAGGAAACGGTCCCTATGTGGATTTGTGTTTTATGTGATGTGAGATGGTGCAAAGCATGTAAATAGCGCTGAAGGCTGGAGCAGGTAGGTACATCCAAATAAGCACATATTTCACACAAGCATGAAGGAAAAAATCAATCAAATTCCACAAGTAAAAGTGTTTTCCTGTTAGTGATTGTGGTTCGAACCCAGATCTGTGAGCTACACAAGGCTTTGTTAGCCCACTGAGATAAAGCCTAGACATTAGCTCAGGGAGCCAACACGTCTTCAGCAAGGTTACTTTTATTtgatgtttaacctttatttaactaggccagtcagtcaagaacaaattcttctttacaatgacatcctacaccggccaaacccaaacgacgctgggccaattgtgcgccgcctatgggactcccaatcatggctggttgtgatacagcctggattcaaaccagggtgcctgtagtaatgcctctagcactgagatgcagtgccttagaccgctgcgccactcgggagccaatcATCACATGAGCGTGGTTCCAACCCAACTCCTTTACACATACATTTTAGGGCATTCCGCAATCTGCAAAACCaacaaaaaatacacatttttccATCCTCTCTAACACATCTCTATCATttcctctgtctgtttctcctgcaGAGAGATTCATGGGAGCAGTCAGTGGCAGACCCAGTGACCCAGGGAGAGGGCTTGTGTGCAGACGGCCtgacctctgttccagtctccctgCCCAGCCCCGACCCTCCTGGGAGCCCCGCACAGTACCGCTGCTCCACCCGTAGCTCCTCCATGGCATCGGCGCAGCCCTATGCCCTTCACCCTCTGGAAGAAGTACACTATCACACCTCTTACCCTGCTGCCTCCACTTTCACATGTCCTTCCTATATGACTGTCTCCAATGACCTAGCCTCCAAGATGGCCCCTCTAGCTAATGAGGACTCTGACAGTACCCTCACCACACATAGTGACACGCACTCGTGGGTGAAAGAAGATGTCGGAAGCTCTTGGTCACCATATGAGATTCGGAGGACTTATTAAGTCAATTTGGAAACAACCTGTCCTTCACAGAAAAACTAAACAATGCTGATGCAAGCGATTCAGCTCCTTTTGATCCAAATATTTGACTTTTTGTAGACTTTGCTTATCGCTTTATAGAAGTACAAAGTGAAACTTTTACTTATTTGACCCTCCTAAGTCCCCTGGTGACATACAGTAAGAGCTGGGCGCCCACTGGTTGCATCAACGTTGTTTACACggcatttcaatgaaatgaccttaagccaacatggaatagacattgaattgacattTACGATTCAGTGGTTAGACCTAGAATGACTTTGCCTGTGTTCAAATGTTTGAAGTAGATGTGTTTCTATACCGTCATTATATTACAAAAAcatcatttttatttatatacTGCCATGGCGACAATTACGATGAACATGTGACAACGATCTTTATTTTTGCTAAAGGTTGTTTTACTTTAACGTTCTTCTTTACTTAATATCATCTTGTTGTCTGCTTTAATAACCAAGTCAGAGTTTGTCAAACTGTATCTGCTTCATGTTAGCCTTTACTCAATGACGCTTTGGTAATGAATATGTATGTTTTTTAAATCTTTCGCATCTTTTAGGATTTTGTTGCAAAACATTCTTTAGTAGTAATAGGCAGAGGTGACAACTCAATGAAAAGTCTTGAATATAATGAAAGACAATCAGAGATGCCCATCTACAGAATACTTCAAGAAGTGAATGGGAATCTACACCTGAATATTTTACTTTCAAAGACAATGCAGTGATCTGAATTGGTCAATGGGTGCAAGTGATTTACCATACTCCCAGTTTCCCTGATTAATCAATGCTTCCTTTGTTTGGCGTTTCATTTCaagaaataaaaaacatagaTAATGTATAGGGCAGTAGAATTCTTTATTATAAATCCATTATAATAAAAGACACTGCAATAAATGCATCAAAATGAAacattttttttgctaaaatgACACATGAAAAAAACATTACTTTTCCGTTGAGTTATATTTTGTTCTGTCACCACTACATCGAATTAAGACTGAGGGAGAACCTACTGACGTATATCCCACACTAGATGGCGCGGTTGTTTCATGTTACAACTTCTCTTACGATATCAGCGTAATTCATGGGGGGGGGGAATTGCAACTGCAgcaataaatcaataaaaaagCCAAACGTTAGATATTCTATAAGAGCACTAGCATAATATTCTTGGTAGTTAGGATAACTTTATGGAAGGTGAGAAGTTTGTCAATAGAAGTACCCAGTGGAGATGATGGGATTTAGGCCTACATAATAGGGATCATTGTATAGGCCCCTACCAGTACAAATCAGGAAAGGTCATAGATTGTATTGGGCAGATAGTGTGTGCATTTCCTCAATATATGAGTGAGGATAATGATAGATCGATACCCCAAAACTGAAATCTAAGCTATTTTAATTAAAACTAGGTATAAGCTCGAGTTCGTTGTTTGATATGTTTGTAAATTGTTATTCAGATGTAATGTAGGCTCACAATGGCAATGGAAGAACATTTATAGGAAATGGTTTTCTCTAAAGCAATGTGTTGTTTTCTCATATATGTATTAAGTTGTAAACTCTTATAAATTTAAACAGGTATGGACAGTAACCCTATTCAAATAAGTCTATCAATTGAAATTACTTTGCCCACATCTAAGTAGGTCTCCGCTACACAAGTAGACTAATCGGGGAGTCTTGTCATTGAATTGAAAATATGTCAGACGTTTGTAAACGGAATTTTTGCATTGTAATTCATTTGTAAATAGTTTTCTCGATTCGTATATAGTAGCCTAGCCCTGGGATGTCAAATCAGGTTTGACATGTGAATGGCTGAAACGTTGAGTCTAGTTACATTAATTATATAATATAAAGACTAAATAATGCTAAAACAACTATAATACAATTGGTAAGACGTGGGTGATGTGAGTTCCAGTGATGGGGAGCATGCAATTGCTGAGGGAGCAATGGAGTCAGTGATGGCAGAAATGGGTGCTACCATATGCCACGCCCACAACCTAGACATTTGATAGTTTATTGTTTAAAATAAGACTAAAAATGTATAGCCATAACGTGTTGATGTGCTCATCCATCCTGAAATAGACATGATCTGCGATGTTTAATTGTTGGTCATGTTTACATAGAACATCTAACCGTTACTTTCCTGTAGTGCCTCATTATGAAGAGGGACTGATGGGCAGATTGGCAAAAGATGGATAAAATGCTTAAAATGTCAATTTCTTTTTGGTTTGGGTATAAAATATTATTAAATTCTATtaaatgaaatgttattttaaGTGCATATGTATTGATTTATACtgaaaaatctgtatttttgAGTAGCCTTTGAATATTCAAATTGAAAGTAACGCGCAATCAAATCATTGTCAAATCATTGAGTTCTAGGGGTTTTAAAAAGTAGGCATGGAAAGAAAATTTCACAAACTAATATATCCCTAGCTATATTAGGATATTATTGTATGCTCTGAGACAGTTTTAAGACTTGTGTGTTGAGAATTTGTGTGACTTTTATGAATATTTCGTTATAGCCCATATAACTGAGCCAGAAAAGGACATTGTGGAATCTCATAACTGCTTTTCTTCCAGGACTCCTTCTTACATTTTACAACATGTCTGGTAAGTTTGTCATTCTTTTTTCATCGGATCATGGTTCTTTTTTACGTTCCtcctgaaagaaagaaagaaatagaaaTGTTAGAACAAAACGATTGGAAATAATTGACATTGCACAACATGCTGTTTCACTTCTATGGGAACTGCGAGGTTCTGATGAAAACCTTAGAGATAAAGTATGTAACTCGTGTTTTAACTAAAGAGTAATGTAAACTAATCTTCAACAATGGCCTCATGTGGATTAATGCCTATTACCTGCATGATGTATGCTATTTTCTATTGCAATAGTTTGCAATTTAATTGAACAACGTTTTTAAAATACTATTTTGCTTATTTCTTAAACATCACTATTTTTGGCCACTTCGTCCACGTTAGGGCGTAAGGATAACTTAACTCAAACGCGATTTTATTTGCATTATTCTTGTCGATTCAACTGTAATTGTAGTCATTCTAATCACACTTTAATATGTAAATTTACAAATGGTAATTTTAAGCAGTAATCAGTGGGATGTGTCTTTTGGGAAGCTTTACTATTTGGCACATTTAAGACAAATCATGATCTGACATTTCAGTATATGAATATTTAAAAGGTTGGGTTTGACAGCCAAGCACACCTCTTTAGATTCTGCCGGCAGCTGCTATTATCGAATCACCTTTACCGCCAACTTTCCACTCCTGAGACAGTCTCTGACTGCCTTAATGAG
The sequence above is drawn from the Salvelinus fontinalis isolate EN_2023a chromosome 24, ASM2944872v1, whole genome shotgun sequence genome and encodes:
- the LOC129822102 gene encoding POU domain class 2-associating factor 2-like; protein product: MPGSHMIPGYYSMRRPFISDSDFSPKQFSADVYSSSLGGKPLGCDSSAMSGYSSFKDSYYQETFGDYRSSAFTTGGSSIFPSSALSGLLPSFSGESPHFLLRDSWEQSVADPVTQGEGLCADGLTSVPVSLPSPDPPGSPAQYRCSTRSSSMASAQPYALHPLEEVHYHTSYPAASTFTCPSYMTVSNDLASKMAPLANEDSDSTLTTHSDTHSWVKEDVGSSWSPYEIRRTY